CCGCTCGTAAGAGCCCGGCCAAGAAGGCCGCGAAGAAGACAATGAAGAAGTCCGCGGCGAAGAAGTCGACAGCGAAGAAGACGACCGCGAAGAAGTCGACTGCGAAGAAGGCCGCAAAGAAGACCACCGCGAAGAAGACGACTGCAAAGAAGGCCACGAAGAAGGCAGCCAAGCGGACGGGCGCGAAGCGCGCTCCGAACCCCGCATTCATGAAGGCCATGCAGCCGGATGCAGATCTGGCGGCCGTCGTGGGCGGCACGCCGCAGCCCCGTACGGAAGTCACGAAGAAGATCTGGGCGTACATCAAGAAGAACAACCTGCAGGATGCCAAGGAGCGTCGGATGATCAACGCCGATGACAA
This Longimicrobiales bacterium DNA region includes the following protein-coding sequences:
- a CDS encoding SWIB/MDM2 domain-containing protein, with product MARAKKSGKKAAARKPAAKKAAPKRAAKKAPAKKSAARKSAARKSPAKKAAKKTMKKSAAKKSTAKKTTAKKSTAKKAAKKTTAKKTTAKKATKKAAKRTGAKRAPNPAFMKAMQPDADLAAVVGGTPQPRTEVTKKIWAYIKKNNLQDAKERRMINADDKLRKVFGGKSRVSMFEMTKLVNNHLK